In the genome of Streptomyces sp. V2I9, one region contains:
- a CDS encoding DUF3027 domain-containing protein — MSAATTTRSRTARTPVPDRLCAEAVDLAREAAEEAAAPAVVGEHVGVVSEGDRVVTHYFEAREPGYRGWRWAVTVARASRAKKVTLDETVLLPGADALLAPEWVPWSERLRPGDMGPGDLLPTEAEDLRLEPGWSGEDEPPPNSIVSAELAELADAEDAELTDRPVAATSRGSIAAVAEELGTRRARVLSRYGLYEAADRWDEAFGPKTPMAQAAPATCVSCAFLIPMAGSLKQAFGVCANEFGPADGHVVSLAYGCGGHSEAAVMPAPPKPAPHALDTMRVDAYALRPQRGGGSVPDEPDGASEDLGHS, encoded by the coding sequence GTGAGTGCTGCGACGACGACGCGGAGCCGTACGGCCCGTACCCCCGTTCCCGACCGTCTGTGCGCCGAGGCGGTGGACCTCGCACGCGAGGCCGCCGAGGAGGCGGCCGCGCCCGCTGTGGTCGGTGAGCATGTCGGCGTGGTCTCCGAAGGGGACCGGGTCGTCACGCACTACTTCGAGGCCAGGGAGCCGGGCTACCGGGGCTGGCGCTGGGCGGTGACGGTGGCGCGGGCCTCCCGCGCGAAGAAGGTCACCCTGGACGAAACGGTGCTGCTGCCGGGCGCGGACGCGCTCCTCGCGCCGGAGTGGGTGCCGTGGAGCGAGCGGCTGCGCCCCGGCGACATGGGCCCCGGCGACCTGCTGCCCACCGAGGCGGAGGACCTGCGGCTGGAGCCCGGCTGGAGCGGCGAGGACGAGCCGCCGCCGAACTCGATCGTCTCCGCGGAGTTGGCGGAGCTGGCCGACGCGGAGGACGCCGAGCTGACCGACCGGCCGGTGGCCGCGACCAGCCGGGGCTCCATCGCCGCGGTGGCCGAGGAGCTGGGTACGCGCCGGGCGCGGGTGCTGTCGCGGTACGGGCTGTACGAGGCGGCCGACCGCTGGGACGAGGCGTTCGGCCCCAAGACGCCGATGGCCCAGGCGGCTCCGGCGACCTGTGTGAGCTGCGCGTTCCTGATCCCGATGGCGGGTTCGCTGAAGCAGGCGTTCGGGGTGTGCGCGAACGAGTTCGGCCCGGCGGACGGGCATGTGGTGTCGCTGGCGTACGGGTGCGGCGGGCACTCCGAGGCCGCGGTGATGCCGGCCCCACCGAAGCCGGCGCCGCACGCCCTGGACACGATGCGGGTGGACGCGTACGCGCTGCGGCCGCAGCGGGGCGGCGGTTCCGTCCCGGACGAGCCGGACGGTGCGTCGGAGGACCTCGGCCACTCCTGA
- a CDS encoding XRE family transcriptional regulator — protein MPNERLRAVMAARGWTHADLAGVVEVDPKSVERWVNFGRTPRRSTALKAAETLGEDVHALWPQLRQARSARAVSPELVALYEQRADLPVSTFVNLLARARARIDVLVYGAVFLHEAYPRLNSMLRERAADGCSIRIAVGDADHINVRQRGQEERFGHGIESRCRLALMHYRPLATVPGIDIRTHGTTLYNSLYRADDEILVNAHIWGVNAYAAPVWHLRSTGSGGMFGTYADSFETVWNSARPVEG, from the coding sequence ATGCCGAACGAACGCCTACGGGCAGTCATGGCCGCCAGAGGGTGGACCCACGCAGACCTGGCCGGGGTGGTGGAGGTCGACCCCAAGTCCGTCGAAAGGTGGGTCAACTTCGGGCGCACGCCCCGGCGCTCCACGGCTCTCAAGGCCGCCGAGACGCTGGGCGAGGACGTGCACGCCCTTTGGCCTCAACTCAGGCAGGCACGCTCGGCGCGGGCAGTGAGTCCCGAGCTCGTCGCCCTGTACGAGCAACGGGCCGACCTGCCGGTATCCACGTTCGTGAACCTCCTCGCCCGGGCCCGCGCGCGGATCGATGTGCTCGTGTACGGAGCGGTCTTCCTGCACGAGGCGTATCCACGGCTCAACAGCATGCTGCGCGAGAGGGCCGCAGACGGGTGCTCGATCCGGATCGCGGTAGGCGATGCCGACCACATCAACGTCCGACAACGTGGCCAGGAAGAGCGCTTCGGCCATGGCATCGAGTCACGCTGCCGGCTGGCGCTCATGCACTACCGCCCCCTGGCCACCGTGCCCGGCATCGACATCCGCACGCACGGAACGACGCTCTACAACAGTCTGTACCGCGCGGACGACGAGATCCTGGTCAACGCCCACATCTGGGGCGTCAACGCCTACGCCGCGCCGGTATGGCATCTTCGGAGCACCGGCAGCGGAGGCATGTTCGGCACCTACGCGGACAGCTTCGAGACGGTCTGGAACTCCGCGCGGCCGGTGGAAGGGTGA
- a CDS encoding iron ABC transporter permease produces MSASASAPVRAAAPPGASRPPRLSRRATTTAAAVVALLLAILLSLAVGARSIPPGEVVDALLHGGTSDAAEVIRTMRVPRTLIGLMVGAALALAGTVLQGITRNPIADPGILGISQGASVAVVVAIAFAGVHTLTGYVWFAFAGAAVASVAVYAIAARGRGGATPVKLALGGAAINALLVSVTMGILTTNAAALDEFRFWQVGSIAGREADVVQQVWPFLLVGAALVLSVARGLDALALGEDVAKGLGQNVAAVRIVGGIGATVLTGVGVAAAGPIAFIGLAVPHIARAVVGSDHRWVLPMAALLGPVMLLVSDVVGRIVFPPSEVPAGVMTALIGVPFLVALVRRKAVPA; encoded by the coding sequence ATGTCAGCGTCAGCATCAGCGCCGGTGCGGGCCGCCGCGCCACCAGGGGCGTCCCGGCCCCCACGCCTCTCCCGACGCGCGACCACGACGGCCGCGGCGGTCGTCGCCCTGCTGCTGGCGATCCTGCTGAGCCTCGCCGTGGGGGCGCGTTCCATCCCGCCGGGCGAGGTGGTCGACGCCCTGCTGCACGGCGGGACCTCCGACGCCGCCGAGGTGATCCGCACGATGCGGGTGCCGCGCACGCTCATCGGCCTGATGGTCGGCGCGGCCTTGGCACTCGCGGGCACGGTGCTCCAGGGCATCACCCGTAACCCCATCGCCGACCCCGGCATCCTCGGCATCAGCCAGGGGGCCTCGGTGGCGGTGGTGGTGGCCATCGCGTTCGCGGGGGTGCACACGCTGACCGGATACGTGTGGTTCGCCTTCGCGGGCGCGGCCGTCGCCTCGGTCGCCGTGTACGCCATCGCGGCCCGCGGGCGCGGTGGGGCGACCCCGGTGAAGCTCGCGCTCGGCGGCGCGGCGATCAACGCGCTGCTGGTGTCGGTCACGATGGGAATCCTCACGACGAACGCGGCCGCGCTGGACGAGTTCCGCTTCTGGCAGGTCGGCTCGATCGCGGGCCGGGAGGCGGACGTCGTCCAGCAGGTGTGGCCCTTCCTCCTGGTCGGGGCCGCTCTCGTGCTCTCCGTCGCCCGCGGGCTGGACGCGCTCGCGCTCGGCGAGGACGTGGCGAAGGGGCTCGGGCAGAACGTCGCCGCGGTCCGGATCGTCGGCGGGATCGGGGCGACCGTGCTGACCGGCGTCGGGGTGGCCGCCGCCGGGCCGATCGCGTTCATCGGGCTCGCCGTCCCGCACATCGCCCGCGCGGTCGTCGGCAGCGATCACCGCTGGGTGCTCCCCATGGCGGCGCTGCTCGGACCCGTGATGCTGCTGGTCTCGGACGTCGTCGGCCGGATCGTGTTCCCGCCGAGCGAGGTTCCGGCGGGCGTGATGACGGCCCTGATCGGGGTGCCGTTCCTGGTCGCCCTCGTCCGCCGGAAGGCGGTGCCCGCGTGA
- a CDS encoding iron chelate uptake ABC transporter family permease subunit: MSVTRAPEKREKPGRSVPVRVRPAGYAVVKAGPRGRFLLHRRASAVAAALTLLLAAVCVAYLCVGESFVAPGEVVKVVLGQPSSAELVVGTLRLPRMVVGLLVGIAFGIAGALIQTVARNPLASPDIIGISQGASALTVGAMTFGVTSYTVLPYLSVVGGIAAAALVYVFAWRGGLHATRFVLIGIGFAIALRSVTTLFLTKGDYLVAQQAQIWMTGSLNGRGWPEAAPIGWTLLILLPAVVWAARAQRTVSMDDDTATALGVRLGRVRLGLVALGVVLASVATGTAGPVDFVALLAPQIARRMTRTAQIPLLSSALLGAVIVVGGDLLARRLFSPTELPVGVLTAAVGAPYLIWLIIRGHRGRSGGTA; the protein is encoded by the coding sequence GTGAGCGTCACCCGTGCACCCGAGAAGCGCGAGAAGCCTGGAAGGAGCGTGCCCGTACGGGTCCGGCCCGCCGGGTACGCCGTCGTGAAGGCGGGTCCGCGTGGCCGGTTCCTGCTGCACCGGCGGGCCTCCGCCGTCGCGGCGGCCCTGACCCTCCTGCTGGCCGCCGTCTGTGTCGCCTACCTCTGCGTGGGGGAGAGCTTCGTCGCGCCCGGCGAGGTCGTGAAGGTGGTCCTCGGGCAGCCGTCGTCCGCCGAACTGGTCGTGGGCACGCTGCGGCTGCCCCGCATGGTCGTCGGGCTGCTGGTGGGCATCGCGTTCGGGATCGCCGGGGCGCTGATCCAGACGGTGGCCCGCAACCCGCTGGCCAGCCCCGACATCATCGGCATCAGCCAGGGCGCGAGCGCGCTCACCGTCGGCGCGATGACCTTCGGCGTCACCTCGTACACCGTCCTGCCCTACCTCTCCGTGGTCGGCGGCATCGCGGCGGCGGCCCTGGTCTACGTCTTCGCGTGGCGCGGCGGCCTGCACGCGACGCGCTTCGTCCTCATCGGCATCGGGTTCGCCATCGCGCTGCGGTCGGTGACCACGCTGTTCCTGACCAAGGGCGACTACCTCGTCGCCCAGCAGGCGCAGATCTGGATGACCGGTTCGCTCAACGGGCGCGGCTGGCCGGAGGCGGCTCCGATCGGCTGGACGCTGCTGATCCTGCTGCCCGCCGTCGTCTGGGCGGCCCGCGCGCAGCGCACCGTCTCGATGGACGACGACACCGCCACGGCGCTGGGTGTGCGCCTGGGGCGCGTACGGCTCGGACTGGTCGCCCTCGGCGTGGTCCTGGCCTCCGTGGCGACGGGCACGGCGGGCCCGGTGGACTTCGTGGCACTGCTCGCCCCGCAGATCGCCCGGCGCATGACCCGGACCGCGCAGATCCCCCTCCTGTCCTCGGCGCTGCTGGGCGCGGTGATCGTCGTCGGCGGCGATCTGCTCGCCCGCAGACTGTTCTCGCCCACCGAACTGCCCGTGGGAGTCCTCACGGCGGCGGTCGGCGCCCCGTATCTGATCTGGCTGATCATCCGCGGTCACCGCGGCCGCAGTGGAGGCACCGCATGA
- a CDS encoding HAD family hydrolase produces the protein MATTVQHPDRRPHPRRRPLTVGFDLDMTLVDSRPGIAAAFRVLAAETGASIDVDLVVNRLGPPLETELAHWFPAGGVPAVAARYRELYPDHAIAPSTALAGARESVAAVRALGGRAIVVTAKQAAHAQLHLDHLGIEPDAVIGRLWAEAKGDALREHGAQVYVGDHLGDVRGARAAGALSVAVTTGPCDATELRAAGADVVLEELTAFPAWLAAFDADRVA, from the coding sequence ATGGCTACCACGGTTCAGCATCCCGATCGGCGACCGCACCCCCGGCGGCGCCCCCTGACGGTCGGCTTCGACCTCGACATGACGCTCGTCGACTCCCGGCCCGGCATCGCCGCCGCCTTCCGGGTCCTGGCCGCGGAGACGGGGGCGTCGATCGACGTGGACCTGGTGGTGAACCGGCTCGGGCCGCCGCTGGAGACGGAGCTGGCGCACTGGTTCCCGGCCGGCGGGGTGCCCGCCGTGGCCGCCCGCTACCGGGAGCTCTACCCCGACCACGCGATAGCCCCGAGCACGGCCCTCGCCGGGGCACGGGAGTCGGTGGCCGCCGTCCGGGCGCTCGGCGGCCGGGCGATCGTCGTCACGGCGAAGCAGGCGGCGCACGCGCAGCTGCACCTGGACCACCTCGGCATCGAACCGGACGCGGTGATCGGCCGGCTGTGGGCGGAGGCCAAGGGCGACGCCCTGCGCGAGCACGGGGCGCAGGTGTACGTCGGCGACCACCTCGGGGACGTGCGCGGGGCGCGGGCCGCCGGAGCGCTGTCGGTCGCGGTGACCACGGGCCCGTGCGACGCGACGGAGCTGCGGGCGGCGGGCGCGGACGTGGTGCTGGAGGAGCTGACGGCCTTCCCGGCCTGGCTGGCGGCCTTCGACGCGGACCGGGTGGCGTGA
- a CDS encoding ABC transporter substrate-binding protein — translation MTALPRHRGLAAGSLALTAALALTACGSSDPAPEAAGSPAKTRTVSTANGDVEVPVAPKRVVVLDSGELDSAITLGVRPVGATHSATEDDFPSYLPESETKDITPVGEIANANLESVAALKPDLILTSKVRDGDRYEQLSKIAPTVMTEATGSAWKENFQVHAQALGKQAEAKKVLATYDSRVAKVTEALGGKEKAAATDVNFIRFVEGAEIRIYGKQNYIGSILADIGTGRPAITDKAKDGFSYDVSPEKIDLADADVIFTSTYGDPEKAGTTKTMTSGLWKGLKAAKNDKVFKVDDRLWISGIGYTAAGKILEEFEASMTE, via the coding sequence ATGACTGCCCTCCCCCGCCACCGCGGCCTCGCCGCCGGCTCCCTCGCCCTGACCGCGGCACTCGCCCTCACCGCGTGCGGCTCCTCGGACCCGGCCCCGGAAGCCGCCGGCTCCCCGGCGAAGACGCGTACGGTCAGCACCGCGAACGGGGACGTCGAGGTCCCCGTCGCGCCGAAGCGGGTCGTCGTCCTGGACTCCGGCGAACTGGACTCCGCGATCACGCTCGGCGTCCGGCCGGTCGGCGCGACGCACTCGGCGACCGAGGACGATTTCCCGTCCTACCTCCCCGAGAGCGAGACGAAGGACATCACTCCGGTCGGCGAGATCGCCAACGCGAACCTGGAGTCCGTCGCCGCCCTCAAGCCGGATCTGATCCTCACCAGCAAGGTCCGTGACGGCGACCGCTACGAGCAGCTCAGCAAGATCGCCCCGACCGTGATGACGGAGGCGACCGGCAGCGCCTGGAAGGAGAACTTCCAGGTGCACGCGCAGGCGCTCGGCAAGCAGGCGGAGGCGAAGAAGGTCCTCGCCACGTATGACAGCCGGGTGGCGAAGGTGACGGAGGCCCTCGGCGGCAAGGAGAAGGCCGCCGCCACGGACGTCAACTTCATCCGCTTCGTCGAGGGCGCCGAGATCCGCATCTACGGCAAGCAGAACTACATCGGTTCGATCCTCGCCGACATCGGCACCGGCCGCCCCGCGATCACGGACAAGGCGAAGGACGGGTTCTCGTACGACGTGTCGCCCGAGAAGATCGACCTCGCCGACGCGGACGTCATCTTCACGTCGACGTACGGCGACCCGGAGAAGGCGGGGACGACGAAGACGATGACGAGCGGTCTGTGGAAGGGGCTGAAGGCGGCCAAGAACGACAAGGTCTTCAAGGTCGACGACCGTCTGTGGATCTCGGGCATCGGCTACACGGCCGCCGGAAAGATTCTGGAGGAGTTCGAGGCCAGCATGACGGAGTAG
- a CDS encoding futalosine hydrolase: MRVLVVTAVPVERDAVTRAFGGVPETVTVPGAELHRSGAFDVLAGGAGPAAAAAATAFALASAPAPYGLVVSAGIGGAFTPLTPLGSPVVASGIVAADLGAESPEGFLPVTALGFGRDRFTPPPALVREVAAATGAAAGPVLTVSTATGSAERAGALLAAHPGALVEAMEGFGVAEAAARAGVPVLELRAVSNAVGPRDRDAWRIGDALAALTDAFGKSAPVLEGWNRHDH; the protein is encoded by the coding sequence GTGCGTGTGCTGGTCGTGACCGCTGTCCCGGTGGAACGGGACGCGGTCACGCGTGCGTTCGGGGGCGTTCCGGAGACGGTGACCGTTCCGGGGGCCGAGCTGCACCGCAGCGGGGCGTTCGACGTCCTGGCGGGCGGTGCGGGCCCGGCCGCCGCCGCCGCGGCCACCGCGTTCGCCCTGGCCTCCGCGCCCGCGCCGTACGGTCTCGTCGTCTCGGCCGGGATCGGCGGGGCGTTCACCCCTCTGACCCCGCTCGGCTCGCCGGTCGTGGCGAGCGGCATCGTCGCCGCCGATCTGGGCGCCGAGTCCCCCGAGGGCTTCCTCCCGGTCACCGCGCTCGGTTTCGGCCGGGACCGCTTCACCCCGCCGCCCGCGCTCGTACGGGAGGTGGCGGCCGCCACGGGCGCCGCCGCGGGTCCCGTCCTCACCGTCTCCACCGCCACCGGCTCCGCCGAACGCGCCGGGGCCCTGCTCGCGGCGCATCCGGGGGCCCTGGTCGAGGCGATGGAGGGCTTCGGGGTCGCGGAGGCCGCCGCGCGGGCCGGTGTGCCCGTACTGGAACTGCGGGCCGTCTCCAACGCCGTCGGTCCCCGCGACCGGGACGCCTGGCGCATCGGTGACGCGCTGGCCGCGCTCACGGACGCGTTCGGGAAGAGCGCCCCCGTACTGGAAGGTTGGAACCGGCATGACCACTGA
- a CDS encoding 1,4-dihydroxy-6-naphthoate synthase gives MTTETASGDSPAGDAIRIAYSPCPNDTFVFDAWAHGRVPGAPALDVTFADIDLTNGMAERGELDVLKVSYAVLPWVLDEYALLPCGGALGRGCGPLVLTKELGLDLAGRTVAVPSERSTAYLLFRLWAADMVPGGVGEVVVMPFDEIMPAVRDGRVDAGLVIHEARFTYRNFGLHNLADMGRHWEDTTGLPIPLGAIIAKRSLGEETLRRLADSVRSSVRLARDHPEVSRPYVLEHAQEMDPAVADQHIGLYVNEFTADLGEDGYAAIRGLLTRAAAEGLVPPLRPDALAFP, from the coding sequence ATGACCACTGAGACCGCATCCGGGGACAGCCCGGCCGGGGACGCGATCCGGATCGCCTACTCCCCCTGCCCCAACGACACGTTCGTCTTCGACGCCTGGGCGCACGGCCGGGTCCCCGGCGCGCCCGCGCTGGACGTGACCTTCGCCGACATCGACCTCACCAACGGCATGGCCGAACGCGGCGAGCTGGACGTCCTGAAGGTGTCGTACGCCGTTCTGCCGTGGGTGCTCGACGAGTACGCGCTGCTGCCGTGCGGCGGGGCGCTGGGCCGGGGCTGCGGCCCGCTGGTCCTCACCAAGGAGCTGGGCCTCGACCTGGCCGGCCGGACCGTCGCCGTGCCGAGCGAGCGTTCGACGGCGTACCTGCTGTTCCGGCTCTGGGCCGCCGACATGGTGCCGGGCGGGGTGGGCGAGGTCGTCGTCATGCCGTTCGACGAGATCATGCCCGCCGTCCGGGACGGCAGGGTGGACGCGGGCCTGGTCATCCACGAGGCCCGCTTCACCTACCGGAACTTCGGGTTGCACAACCTCGCCGACATGGGCCGCCACTGGGAGGACACGACCGGTCTCCCGATCCCGCTCGGCGCGATCATCGCCAAGCGCTCCCTGGGCGAGGAGACCCTGCGCCGCCTGGCCGATTCCGTACGCAGCTCGGTCCGGCTGGCCCGGGACCACCCGGAGGTCTCGCGCCCGTACGTCCTGGAGCACGCCCAGGAGATGGACCCGGCGGTCGCGGACCAGCACATCGGGCTGTACGTGAACGAGTTCACCGCCGACCTCGGCGAGGACGGCTACGCGGCGATCCGCGGCCTGCTGACCCGCGCCGCCGCCGAGGGCCTGGTCCCCCCGCTGCGCCCGGACGCGCTGGCGTTTCCCTGA
- a CDS encoding DUF2771 domain-containing protein yields the protein MTVAFFSGKGRRIGVALGAVSAGLLVLSACDKPTPLATVTVGSDSVNTEATCYNDGDAIKESLVQDCLNKKPGKTITVSMDDKVRFGVDPEIAENGWTLFINGQQAEQEPYDKTYRTIPSSAFFASQTGKPAEKTNISIVETRGKKLTGIWQFELKKD from the coding sequence ATGACCGTTGCGTTCTTCTCCGGTAAGGGCCGTCGAATCGGCGTAGCTCTTGGTGCCGTGTCCGCGGGACTCCTTGTCCTGTCCGCCTGCGACAAGCCGACGCCGCTCGCCACCGTGACGGTCGGCAGCGACTCGGTGAACACCGAGGCCACCTGCTACAACGACGGCGATGCGATCAAGGAGTCCCTCGTCCAGGACTGCCTGAACAAGAAGCCCGGGAAGACCATCACGGTCTCCATGGACGACAAGGTCCGCTTCGGCGTCGACCCCGAGATCGCCGAGAACGGCTGGACGCTCTTCATCAACGGCCAGCAGGCCGAGCAGGAGCCGTACGACAAGACCTACCGGACGATCCCCAGCAGCGCCTTCTTCGCCAGCCAGACGGGCAAGCCCGCCGAGAAGACCAACATCTCCATCGTGGAGACCCGGGGCAAGAAGCTCACGGGCATCTGGCAGTTCGAACTCAAGAAGGACTGA
- a CDS encoding MFS transporter yields the protein MTAARSHDGPGPLRRAGRATGRALRAPFTGTARSIRRATHAHGAGESGLGKLIELHAVNGAGDVMITVALASTVFFSVPTDEARGRVALYLAITMAPFTLLAPVIGPLLDRLPHGRRAAMAGAMLARALLAITMSGAVATGGLELYPAALGVLVCSKAYGVVRSAVVPRLLPPGFSLVKANSRVTLAGLLATGVAAPIGAGLQTVGSAWPLYGACAIFVAGTFLAFTLPPKVDSAKGERRARLIVPHHEEPAPRPAPGKGSTRADLRRGKNGRKPAKERPPGLRSVGGSVLHGLQANATHRALSGFLIFFLAFLLREHPLAGQSAAVSLGIVGVAAGTGNACGTAVGSWLRARGPEVIIATVLGLALGTAILAAVFFSTVMVAALGAVAGFTQALSKLSLDAMIQRDVPEEVRTSAFARSETLLQMAWVVGGGIGIALPLNAVLGMSVAAGLLALGAAASVRGLLGAARRGTPHPRVA from the coding sequence GTGACTGCCGCCAGGTCGCACGACGGTCCCGGCCCGCTCCGCAGGGCGGGGCGGGCGACGGGGCGTGCCCTGCGCGCCCCGTTCACCGGCACGGCACGCTCCATCCGCAGGGCGACGCACGCGCACGGGGCGGGCGAGTCGGGCCTCGGCAAACTGATCGAGCTGCACGCGGTGAACGGCGCGGGCGACGTCATGATCACAGTCGCCCTCGCCTCCACGGTCTTCTTCTCCGTGCCCACGGACGAGGCGCGCGGCCGGGTCGCGCTCTACCTCGCCATCACGATGGCCCCCTTCACCCTCCTCGCCCCGGTGATCGGCCCGCTGCTGGACCGGTTGCCGCACGGGCGGCGCGCCGCGATGGCCGGGGCGATGCTGGCCCGTGCACTGCTCGCGATCACCATGTCGGGCGCGGTCGCCACGGGCGGCCTGGAGCTGTATCCGGCCGCGCTGGGCGTCCTGGTCTGCTCGAAGGCGTACGGAGTGGTGCGCAGCGCGGTCGTGCCACGGCTGCTGCCCCCCGGATTCTCCCTGGTGAAGGCGAACTCACGGGTCACCCTGGCGGGGCTGCTGGCCACGGGGGTGGCGGCCCCGATCGGGGCCGGCCTCCAGACCGTCGGCTCCGCCTGGCCGCTCTACGGGGCCTGCGCGATCTTCGTCGCGGGCACCTTCCTCGCCTTCACCCTGCCGCCCAAGGTCGACTCCGCGAAGGGCGAGCGCCGGGCGCGGCTGATCGTCCCGCACCACGAGGAGCCCGCCCCGCGCCCCGCACCCGGCAAGGGCAGCACCCGTGCGGACCTGCGCCGGGGCAAGAACGGGCGGAAACCGGCCAAGGAGCGTCCTCCAGGTCTGCGGTCCGTCGGCGGGTCCGTCCTGCACGGGCTCCAGGCCAACGCCACGCACCGGGCCCTCTCCGGCTTCCTCATCTTCTTCCTGGCGTTCCTGCTGCGCGAGCACCCGCTGGCCGGGCAGAGCGCGGCGGTCTCGCTCGGCATCGTCGGCGTGGCGGCGGGGACCGGCAACGCCTGCGGTACGGCGGTGGGCTCCTGGCTCAGGGCGCGCGGCCCCGAGGTCATCATCGCCACCGTTCTGGGGCTCGCCCTCGGTACGGCGATCCTGGCCGCGGTCTTCTTCTCCACCGTGATGGTCGCCGCGCTCGGCGCGGTCGCCGGCTTCACCCAGGCCCTCTCCAAGCTGTCGCTCGACGCGATGATCCAGCGGGACGTGCCGGAGGAGGTCCGCACCTCGGCGTTCGCGCGGTCGGAGACGCTGCTCCAGATGGCGTGGGTGGTCGGCGGCGGCATCGGGATCGCCCTGCCGCTCAACGCGGTGCTCGGGATGTCGGTCGCGGCGGGCCTTCTCGCGCTCGGCGCGGCGGCCTCCGTACGGGGTCTCCTGGGGGCGGCGCGGCGCGGCACGCCGCACCCCCGCGTGGCGTGA
- a CDS encoding cold-shock protein, with product MPTGKVKWFNSEKGFGFLSRDDGGDVFVHSSVLPAGVDALKPGQRVEFGVVAGQRGDQALSVVVLDPTPSVAAAQRRKPDELASIVQDLTTVLENITPQLERGRYPDKAAGAKIAGLLRAVADQLDV from the coding sequence GTGCCCACCGGCAAGGTCAAGTGGTTCAACAGCGAGAAGGGCTTCGGCTTTCTCTCCCGCGACGACGGCGGTGACGTCTTCGTCCACTCGTCGGTACTCCCTGCCGGAGTCGACGCACTCAAGCCCGGCCAGCGCGTGGAGTTCGGCGTGGTCGCGGGTCAGCGTGGCGATCAGGCGCTCTCCGTGGTGGTCCTCGACCCCACCCCGTCCGTCGCCGCCGCGCAGCGCCGCAAGCCGGACGAGTTGGCGTCGATCGTCCAGGACCTGACGACGGTCCTGGAGAACATCACTCCGCAGCTGGAGCGGGGCCGCTACCCGGACAAGGCCGCCGGCGCGAAGATCGCGGGCCTGCTGAGGGCGGTCGCGGACCAGCTCGACGTGTAG
- a CDS encoding ABC transporter ATP-binding protein, which produces MSPTTDAAAGTGAGGGTEAAPGAGGRLAARSLTLAYEDRTVVRELDLTVPDGQVTVIVGPNACGKSTTLRALGRLLKPRGGAVLLDGTELARIPTKQIARNIGLLPQTPVAPEAITVSDLVARGRQPHQSWWQQWSDADERAVTDAMARTDVTALAERPVDELSGGQRQRVWIAMALAQDTDLLLLDEPTTYLDIAHQVEVLDLVRQLAAPAADGTRGRTVVTVLHDLNQAARYADRLVAMKDGRIVAEGRPGDVVTAELVREVFGLEAVIVPDPVTGSPLVVPGAPWSPPPAGSPSLKGL; this is translated from the coding sequence ATGAGCCCGACGACCGACGCAGCCGCAGGTACCGGTGCGGGTGGCGGTACCGAAGCAGCCCCGGGGGCCGGTGGCAGGCTGGCCGCCCGTTCCCTGACCCTCGCGTACGAGGACCGCACCGTGGTCCGCGAACTCGACCTCACCGTGCCCGACGGGCAGGTCACCGTCATCGTCGGCCCGAACGCCTGCGGGAAGTCCACCACCCTGCGGGCGCTCGGCCGGCTGCTGAAGCCGCGCGGCGGGGCGGTCCTGCTGGACGGCACGGAGCTGGCGCGGATACCGACGAAGCAGATCGCCCGGAACATCGGGCTGCTCCCGCAGACCCCGGTCGCCCCCGAGGCGATCACCGTCTCCGACCTGGTCGCGCGGGGCCGCCAGCCGCACCAGAGCTGGTGGCAGCAGTGGTCGGACGCGGACGAGCGGGCGGTGACCGACGCCATGGCCCGTACGGACGTGACGGCGCTGGCCGAACGGCCGGTGGACGAGCTGTCGGGCGGACAGCGCCAGCGGGTGTGGATCGCCATGGCGCTCGCCCAGGACACCGATCTGCTGCTGCTCGACGAGCCGACGACGTACCTCGACATCGCGCACCAGGTGGAAGTCCTGGACCTGGTGCGCCAGCTGGCGGCCCCCGCCGCGGACGGCACCCGCGGCCGCACCGTCGTCACCGTGCTGCACGACCTCAACCAGGCCGCCCGGTACGCGGACCGCCTGGTCGCCATGAAGGACGGCCGGATCGTCGCCGAGGGACGGCCGGGCGATGTCGTCACCGCCGAACTGGTCCGCGAGGTCTTCGGCCTGGAGGCGGTGATCGTCCCGGACCCGGTGACGGGTTCACCGCTCGTCGTCCCCGGTGCACCCTGGTCCCCGCCGCCGGCGGGTTCCCCCTCTCTGAAAGGTCTGTGA